One Staphylococcus ratti DNA segment encodes these proteins:
- a CDS encoding HesB/IscA family protein, with protein MSTVILTEAAAYEVKDMLKQNDMPDGYLKVKVNGGGCTGLTYGMTAEAAPSENDEVLEFYGLKVLVDKEDAPILKGTTIDYKQSLMGGGFQIENPNAIASCGCGSSFRTAKVAGTPEDC; from the coding sequence ATGTCAACGGTTATTCTGACTGAAGCCGCAGCTTATGAAGTTAAAGACATGTTAAAACAAAATGACATGCCAGATGGTTATTTGAAAGTTAAAGTGAATGGTGGAGGTTGTACGGGCCTTACGTACGGTATGACTGCCGAAGCTGCACCAAGCGAAAATGATGAAGTACTTGAGTTTTATGGTTTAAAAGTGCTTGTCGACAAAGAAGATGCACCTATTTTAAAGGGAACGACAATTGATTATAAACAATCATTAATGGGCGGTGGATTTCAAATAGAAAATCCAAATGCCATTGCGTCATGTGGATGTGGCAGTTCCTTTAGAACGGCAAAAGTTGCAGGCACTCCGGAAGATTGCTAA